Proteins encoded by one window of Erythrobacter sp.:
- a CDS encoding YcgN family cysteine cluster protein, which translates to MGAMRERFWELELDVLTREEWEALCDGCGRCCLHKLEDDDTGAISETNVACKLLDTGTARCMDYRHRKAFVPDCLRLTPRLVKEIAWLPGSCAYRRRAEDKPLPDWHYLLTGSRDAMVEAGACVAGRCISETQAGPLEHHLVDWGQG; encoded by the coding sequence ATGGGTGCGATGAGGGAGCGGTTCTGGGAGCTGGAACTCGATGTCTTGACGCGCGAGGAGTGGGAAGCCCTGTGCGACGGCTGCGGCCGCTGCTGCCTGCACAAGCTGGAGGATGACGACACCGGGGCGATCTCGGAAACCAATGTCGCCTGCAAGCTGCTCGATACCGGCACCGCGCGCTGCATGGACTATCGCCACCGCAAGGCCTTCGTCCCCGACTGTTTGCGGCTGACGCCCCGGCTGGTGAAGGAAATCGCCTGGCTGCCAGGCTCCTGCGCCTATCGCCGACGGGCGGAAGACAAGCCGCTGCCCGACTGGCATTACCTGCTCACCGGCAGCCGCGATGCGATGGTCGAGGCCGGGGCCTGCGTGGCCGGACGCTGCATCAGCGAGACGCAGGCGGGGCCGCTCGAACATCACCTCGTCGATTGGGGCCAGGGATGA
- a CDS encoding SCO family protein — MPAHSPLFASLAALLLLSGCGGAAPPAADPPLYGSAVVGGFDLVDTSGAQVTDADFAGKYQMVYFGYAYCPDVCPFDVARMMQGYEAFAQDNPEVAADVQPIFITIDPERDTPEVVGEFIGNFPGGLIGLTGSPEQVEAAAANYFAYYSKLEPNAEGGYLMDHSRSGYLVDREGQPMALLPVEQSGEAVAAELEKWVR, encoded by the coding sequence ATGCCCGCACATAGCCCGTTGTTCGCCAGCCTTGCCGCCCTGCTGCTTTTGAGCGGCTGCGGCGGGGCCGCTCCACCCGCCGCCGATCCGCCGCTCTATGGTTCTGCCGTCGTAGGCGGGTTCGATCTGGTCGACACCAGCGGCGCGCAGGTGACCGATGCGGATTTTGCGGGCAAGTACCAGATGGTCTATTTCGGCTATGCCTATTGCCCGGATGTCTGCCCCTTCGATGTGGCGCGAATGATGCAGGGTTATGAAGCTTTTGCACAAGACAATCCCGAAGTGGCCGCCGACGTGCAGCCGATCTTTATCACCATCGATCCCGAGCGTGATACGCCTGAAGTGGTCGGTGAATTCATCGGCAATTTCCCCGGAGGCCTGATCGGCCTGACGGGATCGCCGGAGCAGGTCGAGGCGGCAGCGGCCAATTACTTCGCCTACTATTCGAAGCTCGAACCCAATGCCGAAGGCGGCTATCTGATGGATCATTCCCGCTCAGGCTATCTGGTTGATCGCGAAGGCCAGCCGATGGCGCTGCTGCCGGTGGAACAATCGGGCGAAGCGGTGGCGGCGGAGCTCGAAAAATGGGTGCGATGA